The following is a genomic window from Variovorax paradoxus.
GCCACGATGAACACGCAGTTGGTGCTCGATCGCTTTCGCGTGTCCAGCATCGTGTTCAGCGGCATCGCGGGTGGCGTGAATCCGCAACTGCACGTCGGTGACGTGACGGTGCCGGCGCAATGGGGACAGTACCTCGAAGTGCTGATGGCGCGCGAAACCGCGCCGGGCAAGTTCACCGCTCCGCCATTCATCAAAGATGCCACGATGCCCAACTTCGGCATGATGCATCCACGCCCGGTCGAGGTGCGCTCGGCCGCAAAGCCAGGCATCGAGCGCAAGTTCTGGTTCGAAGCCGATCCGAAAATGCTCGAAGTGGCGCGCAGCATCCGCAACGTCGACCTCGCGAACTGCAGCGCCGGCAAGTGCCTGGCGCGCAAGCCCCAGCTGGTCGTCGGTGGCAATGGCGTCTCGGGCCAGGCCTTCATGGACAACAAGGCGTATCGCGAATACACCTTCAAGACCTTCCAGGCCAACGTGCTCGACATGGAAACCGCAGCCGTGGGCATGGTGGCCTACAGCAACGGCGTGCCGTACATCGCCTTCCGCTCGCTCAGCGACCTTGCCGGCGGCGGCGAAGGCGCCAACGAGATGGGCACCTTCATGGGCATTGCGGCCGACAACTCGGCCAAGGTCATGTTGGCGTTCCTGGCTGCATGGAAGTGATCCTGCCTTCACTCCCTCCCCTTCCGGGGGAGGGTTGGGGTGGGGGCATGCGGCGCTCGCTCGATCGCGGCGGTGTGGCAGGTGCCGCTTGCCCCCATCCCAGCCTTCCCCCGAAAGGGGAAGGAGCAAGACCTTCATGAACAACGCCACGGTTCTCCGCCTCCAGGGCATCACCAAGCGCTTCGGCTCCCTCGTCGCCAACGACGACATCTCTCTCGACCT
Proteins encoded in this region:
- a CDS encoding 5'-methylthioadenosine/S-adenosylhomocysteine nucleosidase — its product is MRWRSLLAAGALAIGLAGCAAVYKPGGATASGIRLDDTPRIAVISAFEPELKLLLNRLQGPARHSVNGVEFTTGTLEGKPVVLFLSGISMTNATMNTQLVLDRFRVSSIVFSGIAGGVNPQLHVGDVTVPAQWGQYLEVLMARETAPGKFTAPPFIKDATMPNFGMMHPRPVEVRSAAKPGIERKFWFEADPKMLEVARSIRNVDLANCSAGKCLARKPQLVVGGNGVSGQAFMDNKAYREYTFKTFQANVLDMETAAVGMVAYSNGVPYIAFRSLSDLAGGGEGANEMGTFMGIAADNSAKVMLAFLAAWK